The genomic segment AGAAGGCGGGGAGGAGGCCAGGTAGACGCAAACAGACAGCGAGAGGCAGTTTTTACTACGTGCCATGAATGTGCTGTGTTGGGGAGAGTGGAAGAGGAAATGAGGCAAAAATGACACGGGAGCCGATTAGTCCCAGAAAGGGGCAATGCCTCATCCAGAGCCGCAGGGTGGGTGCTAGGCCCCCAGACCCTAGGTGACACGGCTTTTCTTGTTTCAAAGCACTTTCCATTTACTTTATCACGACGTCCTTGAGAGGACTAGGAAGGACAGGAATTCAGAAGCCCACCAACTTTCCAGAAGTCGATGCTGACAGTGCAGCGGCAGGGAGAGGTCCAAGGGCacaccagccccaccccagcatcCGTTCCTGGCCTCAAGCTCCCTGGGGTCAGGATGAAATTTCCCGATGGTGCTGGACCCTCTCAGATGCAGCCACCACCTTGGACAAAGCCCTGGGCAAGGACCCTGGGGCCAGGTTACCAGGCAAAGCCCTGACAACCACTGGCTTTGAGGCAAGTTCCTGGCCCTCTGCCCTCGATTTCCCCATTTATAAAGCGCAGTCATTGCCCTGTGCTCTGGTGCCTAAGGGTTCTTGGTTCTCTTTGAGTCTTCTTTTCCCGATTGAGGTGTCTAGCACTCCCCAATCAAGGCTGCCTACTGCCCTGCAGCCCTTTCATGGTTGAGGGGACATCAGCCCACCAGGAGCCAATCACCACCgggctctggggagagggccCTTACCTTGGAAGTTAGGCTGTGATTCCTCAGAGGCTGGAAGCGAAAGGGGCTCTACGCAGCGGGACAGGGAAGCAGAGACCTTTTCGTTCACTCCGTCATTCATTCAGCTACAAACGTCTACGGCACGCTGCCTTGTGCTAGCCGCTGTAGTAGAAACACAACAGGGAAGAAGAGCCTGTGCCTCCCTCTGGGGAAATGTCAGAGTTGGGGCTTGGAGCTGACGTGGTCCAGGGCTGGGGGGGAGTACAAGAGCTGAGTGAGGACCCAGCCCCAAAGGCTGTATGAGAAAAGCCACCACAGTTGGTTACCTCCACAGACCAagggcaggtggggggcaggagtAGGCTCAGAGTGTGTTGGCCAGTCTCTGGGTGCACATGCTTGCACGCATGGGTCCGTAAGCTTGCCCCTCCCAGAACATACCCAGGAACCTGCACGGGCCCAGAAGTACAAATGTTCAAGTATGAATGTACTTATGATTCCGGGACATACACCGGGATGCACTCAAATCTGTGTTCCTATGTGTCCGTGTGCGAATGAACCTCTGTGTGCTTGCATGAGACACACCCGCGCCTGCCTTGAACCCTGCACAAGTTTACACAAGCCTTCctatgcatgtgtgtacacattcAAGTGGGTATGAGTCTGTGTGGACTGACAGGTGGACAGCCTCACATGTACATGTGTGCAGACATGCCCAGTCATGCCTGTGCAAGTTACTGTTCTCATGGCCAATAcctgggagagagggaagggccagctcccccctcccaggcccccagcatCAACAACCCTGGTCCTTAACATTGATCCTTGCCAGAGACCCAAGCCACAGCAGGGTCTGCCACTTCTCCTTAAGTGTTATTGATCTGTTAAATATAACCTCAGGGAAGGAGTCAACCCAACAATCGTCCCTAATTCAGGAGAAAGAGACTAACTGATTCTTAGGTGGGGGGAGCCTCTATCCCAACCAGCTCTGCTGACACCAGAATGGCCTGCAGGATCAAGTGTCAGTCTCTCCGGCCTGAATAATTCATGCCAAGGCCAGGAGCACTCCCTTCCCAGGAGCCTGTTCCTTTAAGTCAGGTCTGGAGCTTCCCagttctgcaaaaaaaaaaaaaaaaagaaaagaaaaaagaaaaccatccaGAACTAAACAAACCCATAAACAGCTCATCCCTGAACCCCCATAGCTTGACTCCCCACTCCACGCTGCAAAATCTGCTCCTGTTCTCCCTACCACTGGAACCCCAAACCCTCCACCCATTCATTACTTATAGGTGGGCCACcatgggggagaggagggatggTGTCCAACCCAGGGTCCTGAGACCCAGTAGAATAGTCTAGTGAGGTGTCTGCCtaggagctggggcagggaggggacagcaaaGAGCTGAATCACCACACCCACTGGTCCCAAGGCCTGGGAGAGCGGTCGGAGGAGGAGTCCAGCCTAGTGGAGAAAACCGGATGAAAGAACTCCCGGCTTAGCAGCCAGTGAGTTGGGAGCGAGGGGGAAGCGGAGGGGATGTCGCTGATTTTCGCAGGTGGGGTGGGACGGGGTCAAGAAAACGCTACTCCCATCAGACTCGCAGTGGTGGTAACCCAGACAGGCCTAATGTAACCGGGGTCGACGTGGAGGGGGCCGGAGGCTGGGGATTTTCCAGTCTCTCCTTGCACAGCTCTCTCTCCTAGATCACAGAGATTAGGAAGAGGCTGAAAAATGAGTAACTTTCTCAGCCCACTCCTCATCACTGCTTGAGCTTTTAGGGGGGGCCGCTCAAGTCCTGCCCCCCCAATTCTCATTCGGTGGTGCTGACCCACCTGCCTGCTCTCCTCAGTCCGGCCCAGCCCCACAGGtgccagagagggaggaagaaggaaccAGCTTAAACATGGGAAGTGGAGGAGATGAGGCATTGAGAACCTGGGAGAGCCAAACTTCTCAGCAGACCCGGAGCccgagaaggggagagagaaagcacaGCAGCCAAAAGCCCAGATTCTCGGTAGCCTCCCACCCCGCCTCTCTGCGAGGAGGGCACGGAGACTCCGCTGGGGgcggaggaggaggctgggaggcggggaggggggggaaggcaAACCCTGCCCACTCGGCTCCAAGCCCGGAACGGCCGCGGAAGCCGGAGGCCAGCGCGCAGGGCGAGTAGGGCACCGGGGGCGGGGGGCTCCGCTCCCCGCCTGACCCCTCTCGCTCCAGCCAGGAAAGGGAAGGCTCCTCGGATTTTAGAGCCAGTGGACAGACCGACCGCGACTGCCAGCATCTGCAGGTCAAGAACTTGCcccacccgccccctccccgcccccaaggCGCTCCAAACTCACTGGTGAGCGCAGCGGCCCGGTCGCTGGATGCGGGGGCCGCCACGATGGCCCCGCGCTCGGGACAGCCGGAGCCAAGGGGGTCGCTGCTACAGGGGCTGCTGCTCGTGGCGGCGGCGCTGAGCCAGCCCGCTGCGCCCTGTCCCTTCCAGTGCTACTGCTTCGGCGGCCCCAAGCTGCTGTTGCGCTGCGCGTCGGGCGCCGAGCTCCGGCAGCCGCCACGGGACGTGCCGCCCGACGCGCGCAACCTCACCATCGTGGGCGCCAACCTGACGGTGCTGCGCGCTGCCGCCTTCGCCGGCGGGGACGCGGACGGGGAGGAGGTGGCGGCGGGCGGCGTGCGCCTGCCGTTACTGACCGCTCTGCGCCTCACGCACAACAACATCGAGGTGGTGGAGGACGGCGCCTTCGACGGGCTGCCTAGTCTGGCGGCGCTCGACCTGAGCCACAACCCGCTGCGCGCCCTGGGCGCCGGCGCTTTCCGCGGGCTGCCGACGCTACGCTCGCTGCAGCTCAACCACGCGCTGGCGCTGGGCGGCCCCGCGCTGCTGGCCGCGCTAGACGCCGCGCTCGTCCCGCTGGACGAGCTGCGCCTCCTGGGCCTGGCGGACAACGCACTGAGCCGCCTGCCGCCTGCCGCGCTGCGCCTGCCGCACCTCGAGCAGCTGGACGCGCGCCTCAACAAGCTGGCCGGTCTGGGCCCCGACGACCTGCGCGCACTCGAGCGCGATGGCGGCCTGCCC from the Desmodus rotundus isolate HL8 chromosome 5, HLdesRot8A.1, whole genome shotgun sequence genome contains:
- the TPBGL gene encoding trophoblast glycoprotein-like, giving the protein MAPRSGQPEPRGSLLQGLLLVAAALSQPAAPCPFQCYCFGGPKLLLRCASGAELRQPPRDVPPDARNLTIVGANLTVLRAAAFAGGDADGEEVAAGGVRLPLLTALRLTHNNIEVVEDGAFDGLPSLAALDLSHNPLRALGAGAFRGLPTLRSLQLNHALALGGPALLAALDAALVPLDELRLLGLADNALSRLPPAALRLPHLEQLDARLNKLAGLGPDDLRALERDGGLPAPRLLLADNPLRCGCAARPLLAWLRNATERVPDARRLRCTAPRQLHDRSFLDLDEVQLRCADRDAEGRGEEVELTGPELEASYVFFGLVLALIGLIFLMVLYLNRRGIQRWMRNLREACRDQMEGYHYRYEQDADPRRAPAPAAPAGSRATSPSSGL